Proteins encoded within one genomic window of Jiangella mangrovi:
- a CDS encoding fumarylacetoacetate hydrolase family protein: MRLVSYLRDGALRHGVVADAEHVVELGDGDLAVLLEAHGTLRDWTPPGGPRHRLDGVRLRAPLTRPGKLLATAANYQAHVVEGGAAPLDKSALAPRLFLMPPTAVAGPGDPITLPSVSSQIDWEAELVVVVGARARDLTPDEALGVVAGYATGNDVSARSMDYGYPRDTDAAVGFFDWLAGKWPDGFCPFGPYLMTADEVPDPQDLPITLTVNGNLKQAGSTKDMIFTVAELLAFASRLMTLEPGDVLLTGTPAGVGMASGEFLADGDEVTVSIGALGELTNRMVK, translated from the coding sequence ATGAGGCTGGTCAGCTACCTGCGCGACGGCGCACTGCGCCACGGCGTGGTCGCGGACGCCGAGCACGTGGTCGAGCTCGGCGACGGCGACCTCGCTGTCCTGCTCGAGGCGCATGGCACGCTGCGCGACTGGACCCCGCCCGGCGGGCCGCGGCACCGGCTCGACGGCGTCCGGCTCCGGGCGCCGCTCACCCGGCCCGGCAAGCTGCTCGCCACCGCCGCGAACTACCAGGCGCACGTCGTCGAGGGCGGCGCGGCGCCGCTGGACAAGTCGGCCCTGGCGCCGCGGCTGTTCCTCATGCCGCCGACCGCCGTCGCCGGCCCCGGCGACCCGATCACGCTCCCCTCGGTCAGCAGCCAGATCGACTGGGAGGCCGAGCTGGTGGTCGTCGTCGGCGCCCGGGCCCGCGACCTCACGCCGGACGAGGCGCTCGGCGTCGTCGCCGGGTACGCCACCGGCAACGACGTCTCGGCCCGCTCGATGGACTACGGCTACCCGCGTGACACCGACGCCGCCGTCGGGTTCTTCGACTGGCTGGCGGGCAAGTGGCCCGACGGCTTCTGCCCCTTCGGCCCGTACCTGATGACGGCCGACGAGGTGCCCGACCCGCAAGACCTGCCGATCACGCTGACGGTCAACGGGAACCTCAAGCAGGCGGGCTCGACCAAGGACATGATCTTCACCGTGGCCGAGCTGCTCGCCTTCGCCTCGCGGCTGATGACCCTCGAGCCCGGCGACGTGCTGCTGACCGGCACCCCCGCCGGCGTCGGCATGGCCAGCGGCGAGTTCCTGGCCGACGGCGACGAGGTCACCGTGAGCATCGGGGCGCTCGGCGAGCTGACCAACCGGATGGTGAAGTGA
- a CDS encoding ABC transporter ATP-binding protein, whose product MSPLLEVRDLVVEFATEGGTVHAVNGVSFDVEPGEMLCVVGESGSGKSVTAMAVLGLLRRPPATVTATRVGFRGEDLLGATPERLRELRGDDISVVFQDPMTALNPVHRVGKQIAEIVRLHRPVSRKQAWQRAVDLLALVGVPDPAARARQYPHEFSGGMRQRVMIAMAIANEPALLIADEPTTALDVTIQAQVLGLLRKAQRETGAATILITHDLGVVAEMADRVVVMYGGAIVEQGDVATVFAAPRHPYTLGLLHSLPRLDRDTGELTPIAGSPPNLTAPPGGCTFAPRCAQSAGRERCLTDRPALVPLGTGHETACHFHDELLAVAR is encoded by the coding sequence ATGAGCCCGCTGCTGGAGGTCCGCGACCTCGTGGTCGAGTTCGCCACCGAGGGCGGCACGGTGCACGCCGTCAACGGCGTCTCCTTCGACGTCGAGCCGGGCGAGATGCTCTGCGTGGTCGGCGAGTCCGGCTCCGGCAAGAGCGTGACCGCCATGGCCGTGCTCGGCCTGCTGCGCCGCCCGCCGGCCACTGTGACGGCGACGCGCGTCGGCTTCCGTGGCGAGGACCTGCTGGGGGCGACGCCGGAGCGGCTGCGCGAGCTGCGCGGCGACGACATCTCCGTCGTCTTCCAGGATCCCATGACCGCGCTCAACCCGGTGCACCGCGTGGGCAAGCAGATCGCCGAGATCGTCCGGCTGCACCGGCCGGTGTCGCGCAAGCAGGCCTGGCAGCGTGCCGTCGACCTGCTCGCCCTCGTCGGCGTCCCCGACCCGGCGGCGCGGGCGCGGCAGTACCCACACGAGTTCTCCGGCGGCATGCGGCAGCGGGTGATGATCGCCATGGCCATCGCCAACGAGCCCGCGCTGCTCATCGCCGACGAGCCGACCACCGCGCTCGACGTGACCATCCAGGCGCAGGTCCTGGGGCTGCTGCGCAAGGCCCAGCGCGAGACCGGCGCCGCCACCATCCTCATCACCCACGACCTCGGCGTCGTCGCCGAGATGGCCGACCGGGTCGTCGTCATGTACGGCGGCGCCATCGTCGAGCAGGGCGACGTCGCGACGGTGTTCGCCGCGCCCCGCCACCCGTACACGCTCGGCCTGCTGCACAGCCTGCCCCGGCTCGACCGCGACACCGGCGAGCTGACCCCGATCGCGGGCAGCCCGCCCAACCTCACCGCGCCGCCGGGCGGCTGCACGTTCGCGCCGCGCTGCGCGCAGTCGGCCGGCCGCGAGCGCTGCCTGACCGACCGGCCCGCGCTGGTGCCGCTGGGGACGGGCCACGAGACGGCCTGCCATTTCCACGACGAGCTGCTGGCGGTGGCGCGATGA
- a CDS encoding enolase C-terminal domain-like protein, whose protein sequence is MTTVLLRAEHTAAIVEVRTDAGLVGIGETYAGAFVPHTVPPLVDRFAALLTGRSIDADDPAAELRRLRRETAFWASAGLGAGVLAGVEAALWDLCGKALQLPVYRLLGGPQHDRLPVLVTGGVARQPAGELLRAIERHLDRGFAGVRLGVDEDDDLAALLAQLRDRLGPGPELAFDCHMELRPPDRRWDVAAAADVLAAAAPYRPLYVEEPLVYDDPAAYAALRNASDVLVAGGERLASHAEFAPWLRAGAFGVAQPDASWAGLTDLLAVAAGGVPIAPHSWSAGVGTLQNIHAGFACASTLALELPPSPGPLHTELWGDAVTVRDGRLLPPEAPGWGARLTDDVKDWFALR, encoded by the coding sequence GTGACCACCGTCCTGCTGCGCGCGGAGCACACCGCCGCGATCGTCGAGGTGCGCACCGACGCCGGGCTCGTGGGGATCGGCGAGACCTACGCCGGCGCGTTCGTCCCGCACACCGTGCCACCGCTCGTCGACCGGTTCGCGGCGCTGCTGACCGGCCGCAGCATCGACGCCGACGACCCGGCCGCCGAACTGCGGCGGCTGCGCCGCGAGACGGCGTTCTGGGCGTCGGCGGGGCTCGGCGCGGGTGTGCTCGCGGGCGTCGAGGCGGCGCTGTGGGACCTGTGCGGGAAGGCGCTCCAGCTGCCGGTGTACCGGCTGCTCGGCGGGCCTCAGCACGACCGGCTGCCGGTCCTGGTCACCGGCGGGGTCGCGCGGCAGCCGGCCGGCGAGCTGCTGCGGGCGATCGAACGACACCTGGACCGCGGCTTCGCCGGCGTGCGGCTCGGCGTCGACGAGGACGACGACCTCGCCGCCCTGCTCGCGCAGCTGCGCGACCGGCTCGGTCCCGGCCCGGAGCTGGCGTTCGACTGCCACATGGAGCTGCGTCCGCCGGACCGGCGCTGGGACGTCGCGGCCGCGGCGGACGTGCTGGCCGCCGCGGCGCCGTACCGGCCGCTGTACGTCGAGGAGCCGCTGGTCTACGACGACCCGGCCGCCTACGCGGCGTTGCGTAACGCGTCGGACGTCCTCGTCGCCGGCGGCGAGCGGCTGGCCAGCCACGCCGAGTTCGCACCCTGGCTGCGGGCCGGCGCCTTCGGCGTGGCCCAGCCGGACGCCTCGTGGGCCGGGCTCACCGACCTGCTCGCCGTCGCCGCCGGTGGGGTGCCGATCGCGCCGCACAGCTGGAGCGCCGGCGTCGGCACGCTGCAGAACATCCACGCGGGGTTCGCCTGCGCGAGCACGCTGGCGCTGGAGCTGCCGCCGTCGCCCGGCCCGCTGCACACCGAGCTGTGGGGCGACGCCGTCACCGTCCGCGACGGCCGCCTGCTGCCGCCGGAGGCGCCGGGCTGGGGCGCCCGGCTGACCGACGACGTCAAGGACTGGTTCGCGCTGCGCTGA
- a CDS encoding amidohydrolase family protein produces MIDVHTHCLLREHWGHEWERHWQPVYGREWTDVSTEHFDEAMQGVTTAFVFGLRATAVGVATPNDFVAWFCANTATDTVGFMALDPSDPDALDQLADGVAKGLRGIKLYPVLARFDPRDTAYDPFYRAATEHGLVVLWHMGATPSPAGDLSLSEPLLVDDVARRHPDLVQIIAHLGHPWQRETIVVLRKNRRVFADVSAAWALPFDGYHALVRAQEWNVVPKLLFGSDYPLWTPAQAADGLRMLAGMRPDGLPRIEASTLEWLIDGDPRPALGLA; encoded by the coding sequence GTGATCGACGTACACACCCACTGCCTGCTGCGTGAGCACTGGGGCCACGAGTGGGAGCGGCACTGGCAGCCGGTGTACGGCCGCGAGTGGACCGACGTCAGCACCGAGCACTTCGACGAGGCGATGCAGGGGGTCACGACGGCGTTCGTGTTCGGCCTGCGCGCCACGGCCGTGGGGGTGGCGACGCCGAACGACTTCGTGGCCTGGTTCTGCGCGAACACCGCCACCGACACCGTCGGCTTCATGGCGCTGGACCCGTCGGACCCGGACGCGCTGGACCAGCTGGCCGACGGCGTCGCGAAGGGGCTGCGCGGCATCAAGCTGTACCCGGTGCTCGCCCGGTTCGACCCGCGCGACACCGCGTACGACCCGTTCTACCGCGCGGCGACGGAGCACGGGCTGGTCGTCCTGTGGCACATGGGCGCCACGCCGAGCCCGGCCGGCGACCTGTCGCTGAGCGAGCCGCTGCTGGTCGACGACGTCGCGCGGCGGCACCCCGACCTCGTGCAGATCATCGCGCACCTGGGTCACCCGTGGCAGCGCGAGACGATCGTCGTGCTGCGCAAGAACCGCCGCGTCTTCGCCGATGTGTCCGCCGCCTGGGCGCTGCCGTTCGACGGCTACCACGCGCTCGTGCGCGCCCAGGAGTGGAACGTGGTGCCGAAGCTGCTGTTCGGCTCGGACTACCCGCTGTGGACGCCGGCGCAGGCCGCCGACGGGCTGCGGATGCTGGCCGGCATGCGCCCGGACGGGTTGCCGCGGATCGAGGCGTCGACCCTCGAGTGGCTGATCGACGGCGACCCGCGGCCGGCGCTGGGGCTCGCGTGA
- a CDS encoding AMP-binding protein — MSASSLEHFAASVSRSPSAPCLIYFDTVLDYATVDELSGALAVALSERGVGAGSRVALMTQNVPQFILAELAVWKLGAIWVPLNPMFKSAEVEYHLTDSGATAMVVLESLYRDVVSDVVAGTDVKAVITTSELDFLAEPLPPLLAGVRRDPPEGTEDLLALTRRYAGRTPPPHHPAPGDVAVLSYTSGTTGRPKGAMNTHRNLAFIAELWRSWARVDDRDVVAALAPLFHIIGPTAITGVAFAAGAPIVLTYRFDPATILGALERHRGTFTLASITAFRALMACPDIGTRDLTAFTKVFSGGAPVPPATVEQWQELAGGYIHNCYGLTETTSPTHMVPFGGRAPVDEGTGALSIGVPVPDTDVRVVDPDTRQDVPVGEVGEFWIRGEGVVPGYWQRPEATAEAIVDGGYLRTGDVGKRDADGWFYLLDRSKDMIIASGFKVWPREVEDVLYQHPAVHEAAVVGLPDEYRGETVKAFVSLRAGASAEPAELVEFCRERLAAYKCPRTIEILPEIPKTATGKVLRRELRA; from the coding sequence GTGTCCGCGAGTTCCCTCGAGCACTTCGCCGCGTCGGTGAGCCGGTCGCCGTCGGCCCCGTGCCTGATCTACTTCGACACCGTCCTCGACTATGCGACGGTGGACGAGCTGTCCGGCGCGCTCGCCGTCGCGCTGTCCGAGCGCGGGGTGGGCGCCGGGTCGCGGGTGGCGCTGATGACGCAGAACGTGCCCCAGTTCATTCTCGCGGAGCTGGCGGTCTGGAAGCTCGGCGCGATCTGGGTGCCGCTGAACCCGATGTTCAAGTCCGCCGAGGTCGAGTACCACCTCACCGACTCCGGCGCGACGGCCATGGTGGTGCTCGAGTCGCTGTACCGCGACGTGGTGTCCGACGTCGTCGCCGGCACCGACGTGAAGGCCGTCATCACGACGTCGGAGCTCGACTTCCTCGCCGAGCCGCTGCCGCCGCTGCTCGCCGGGGTGCGCCGCGACCCGCCGGAGGGGACGGAGGACCTGCTGGCGCTCACCCGGCGCTACGCGGGCCGCACGCCGCCGCCGCACCACCCGGCGCCGGGCGACGTCGCCGTGCTCAGTTACACGTCCGGCACCACGGGCCGGCCCAAGGGTGCGATGAACACGCACCGCAACCTCGCCTTCATCGCCGAGCTGTGGCGCTCGTGGGCGCGCGTCGACGACCGCGACGTGGTGGCGGCGCTGGCGCCGTTGTTCCACATCATCGGCCCGACGGCGATCACGGGGGTCGCGTTCGCCGCGGGCGCGCCGATCGTGCTGACCTACCGGTTCGACCCGGCCACCATCCTGGGAGCGCTGGAACGCCACCGCGGCACCTTCACGCTGGCGAGCATCACCGCGTTCCGCGCGCTCATGGCCTGCCCCGACATCGGCACCCGCGACCTGACGGCGTTCACCAAGGTGTTCAGCGGCGGCGCGCCCGTCCCTCCGGCGACCGTCGAGCAGTGGCAGGAGCTCGCCGGCGGCTACATCCACAATTGCTACGGCCTGACGGAGACGACGTCGCCCACGCACATGGTCCCGTTCGGCGGCCGTGCGCCGGTCGACGAGGGCACCGGCGCGCTGTCCATCGGCGTCCCGGTGCCGGACACCGACGTGCGCGTGGTCGACCCGGACACCCGGCAGGACGTGCCGGTGGGCGAGGTGGGCGAGTTCTGGATCCGCGGCGAGGGCGTCGTGCCCGGCTACTGGCAGCGGCCGGAGGCGACGGCGGAGGCGATCGTCGACGGCGGCTACCTGCGCACCGGCGACGTCGGCAAGCGCGACGCCGACGGCTGGTTCTACCTGCTGGACCGCTCGAAGGACATGATCATCGCGTCCGGCTTCAAGGTGTGGCCGCGCGAGGTCGAGGACGTGCTCTACCAGCATCCGGCCGTGCACGAGGCCGCCGTCGTCGGGCTGCCGGACGAGTACCGGGGCGAGACGGTGAAGGCGTTCGTGTCGCTGCGCGCCGGCGCGTCCGCCGAGCCGGCCGAGCTGGTGGAGTTCTGCCGCGAGCGGCTGGCCGCCTACAAGTGCCCCCGGACCATCGAGATCCTGCCCGAGATCCCCAAGACCGCCACCGGCAAGGTGCTGCGACGAGAGCTGCGCGCGTGA
- a CDS encoding ABC transporter ATP-binding protein translates to MTTTAVEEVVGVEDLTKAFPVRGGVLRRQVAAVRAVDGVSFALHAGETLGLVGESGCGKSTVGQILVGLTRPTSGTVRFRGVDVERMSAADRRELRCRIQVVFQDPYSSLSPRMTARELVSEPLRVQGGYRSGGRERVVELLEMVGLSAAHLNRYAHEFSGGQRQRLGIARALALEPSVLVLDEPVSALDVSIRAQVVNQLAALQRDLGLAYLFISHDLSVVRHVCDRVVVMYLGKIVEAGDKRDIFERPAHPYTRALLSAIPLPDPALRDRPDRIVLTGDVPSPRNPPSGCRFRTRCWKAQDVCAREEPVLTPTGSGAQTVACHFPES, encoded by the coding sequence ATGACGACGACGGCGGTGGAGGAGGTCGTCGGCGTCGAGGACCTGACCAAGGCGTTCCCGGTCCGTGGCGGCGTGCTGAGGCGGCAGGTGGCGGCGGTGCGTGCGGTCGACGGCGTCAGCTTCGCGCTGCACGCGGGCGAGACGCTGGGCCTGGTGGGGGAGTCCGGCTGCGGGAAGTCCACCGTCGGGCAGATCCTGGTCGGCCTCACCCGCCCGACGTCGGGCACGGTGCGCTTCCGCGGCGTCGACGTCGAGCGGATGTCCGCCGCCGACCGGCGCGAGCTGCGCTGCCGCATCCAGGTCGTCTTCCAGGACCCGTACTCGTCGCTGAGCCCGCGCATGACGGCGCGCGAACTGGTGTCCGAGCCGCTGCGGGTGCAGGGCGGCTACCGCTCCGGCGGCCGCGAGCGGGTCGTCGAGCTGCTCGAGATGGTCGGGCTGTCTGCGGCGCACCTGAACCGGTACGCGCATGAGTTCTCCGGCGGGCAACGGCAGCGCCTCGGCATCGCCCGCGCGCTGGCGCTGGAGCCGAGCGTGCTGGTGCTCGACGAGCCGGTGTCGGCGCTGGACGTGTCGATCCGGGCGCAGGTGGTCAACCAGCTCGCGGCGCTGCAGCGCGACCTCGGCCTGGCGTACCTGTTCATCTCGCACGACCTGTCCGTGGTGCGGCACGTCTGCGACCGCGTCGTCGTCATGTACCTCGGGAAGATCGTCGAGGCCGGCGACAAGCGCGACATCTTCGAGCGGCCGGCCCACCCGTACACCCGGGCGCTGCTGTCGGCGATCCCGCTGCCCGACCCCGCCCTGCGCGATCGCCCCGACCGGATCGTCCTGACCGGCGACGTGCCCAGCCCGCGCAACCCTCCGAGCGGCTGCCGGTTCCGCACCCGCTGCTGGAAGGCGCAGGACGTGTGCGCCCGCGAGGAGCCGGTGCTGACGCCGACGGGGTCCGGCGCGCAGACGGTCGCCTGCCACTTCCCCGAGTCCTAG
- a CDS encoding FAS1-like dehydratase domain-containing protein translates to MTSHLKSPLKSPSWEAVEVGEELGPAVVAVDEHAIRAFAFTQDDHHPWYLDDSPFGGPVAPPGLLANELLLVYYHQYRQEECRQIHTHERLDFHHPVRPGDTVTIRGRYVDKYERRGKGYVVIEAEARGADGTLLVSHRGVEILSARPGEFVRPGEGPAAPATATLSRRKVPHADQVVLFSNAGKFQRNIHTDLDKVRDAGLDAPLVQGLQQACYLLELGVERFGAAWFTAGRLDVRFVAPLAVGEPVWAEADGDDCWVRDGAGRLTTVGTLGVSAARTSP, encoded by the coding sequence GTGACGTCGCACCTCAAGTCGCCGCTGAAGTCGCCCAGTTGGGAGGCGGTCGAGGTCGGCGAGGAGCTGGGCCCGGCCGTCGTCGCGGTCGACGAGCACGCGATCAGGGCGTTCGCGTTCACCCAGGACGACCACCACCCGTGGTACCTCGACGACTCGCCGTTCGGCGGGCCGGTCGCGCCGCCGGGCCTGCTGGCCAACGAGCTGCTGCTGGTCTACTACCACCAGTACCGCCAGGAGGAGTGCCGGCAGATCCACACCCACGAGCGGCTCGACTTCCACCACCCCGTGCGGCCGGGCGACACGGTCACGATCCGCGGCCGCTACGTCGACAAGTACGAGCGGCGCGGCAAGGGCTACGTCGTCATCGAGGCCGAGGCCCGCGGCGCCGACGGGACGCTGCTGGTGAGCCACCGTGGCGTCGAGATCCTCAGCGCCCGGCCGGGGGAGTTCGTCCGCCCCGGCGAAGGCCCGGCCGCCCCGGCGACGGCGACGCTCTCGCGGCGCAAGGTGCCGCACGCCGACCAGGTCGTGCTGTTCTCCAACGCGGGCAAGTTCCAGCGCAACATCCACACCGACCTCGACAAGGTCCGCGACGCCGGCCTGGACGCGCCGCTGGTCCAGGGCCTGCAGCAGGCCTGCTACCTGCTCGAGCTCGGCGTCGAGCGGTTCGGCGCCGCCTGGTTCACGGCCGGCCGGCTCGACGTCCGGTTCGTGGCGCCGCTGGCGGTGGGCGAGCCGGTGTGGGCGGAGGCCGACGGCGACGACTGCTGGGTCCGCGACGGCGCCGGCCGCCTCACCACCGTCGGGACGCTCGGGGTCAGCGCAGCGCGAACCAGTCCTTGA
- a CDS encoding amidohydrolase family protein, translating into MTGGLTILLSGGDVLDGLGGPAVRADVLVRDGRVVADGRPDTAVDVTGLTVCPGFVDLHSHSDLTLLSAPEAPSKVRQGVTTEVVGNCGLGVAPIADEADVPELRAAAGYLDLDPDVAFGWRGFGEYLDALTAARTSVNVAALVPHLPLHVAAAGWDDGQADLDRLRGLLTESFEAGAAGVSTGLCYGPLAHADEAELTAIGEVAARHGRLFAWHLRDYGAGLMDAVDEALRVAERTGCRTQLSHLVSVGRKNWGGVAAALERIDAARERGVDVAVDVYPYLAGNAPLSQLLPAWAQNGGADAMRARLADPDVRERVAVAWRDLPWTWDEITVSRVPPGSPGSPDDATTGRTLAEHADPAEAAMDLIQRHGNAVLAVGTGRSEDDLLAALRHPVSVIGSDGLATDPDGPTGAGLPHPRSYGTYARLLSDYTGPGRLSLPEAVAKCTSAPAARAGLRDRGVLTAGRPADIVVLDPDTVTDHATYADPQRFPGGIALVMVNGMIVVDGRGHTGTRPGSVLRTRGEAL; encoded by the coding sequence GTGACCGGGGGCCTGACCATCCTCCTGAGCGGCGGCGACGTCCTCGACGGGCTCGGCGGGCCGGCGGTCCGCGCCGACGTGCTGGTCCGCGACGGGAGGGTAGTCGCGGACGGGCGCCCCGACACCGCCGTCGATGTCACCGGCCTCACCGTCTGCCCCGGCTTCGTCGACCTGCACTCGCACTCCGACCTCACGCTGCTGTCCGCGCCGGAGGCGCCGAGCAAGGTCCGCCAGGGTGTCACCACCGAGGTCGTCGGCAACTGCGGCCTGGGTGTCGCACCCATCGCGGACGAGGCCGACGTACCTGAGCTTCGCGCCGCCGCCGGATACCTCGACCTCGACCCGGACGTGGCGTTCGGCTGGCGCGGCTTCGGCGAGTACCTCGACGCGCTGACGGCGGCCCGGACCAGCGTCAACGTCGCCGCGCTCGTCCCGCACCTGCCGCTGCACGTCGCCGCCGCCGGCTGGGACGATGGCCAGGCCGACCTCGACCGGCTGCGCGGCCTGCTCACAGAGTCGTTCGAGGCGGGCGCGGCGGGGGTCTCGACGGGGCTCTGCTACGGCCCGCTGGCGCACGCGGACGAGGCGGAGCTGACGGCGATCGGCGAGGTCGCCGCGCGCCACGGCCGGCTGTTCGCATGGCACCTGCGCGACTACGGCGCCGGCCTGATGGACGCCGTCGACGAGGCGCTGCGGGTGGCCGAGCGCACCGGCTGCCGGACGCAGCTCTCGCACCTCGTCTCCGTCGGCAGGAAGAACTGGGGCGGGGTCGCGGCCGCCCTCGAGCGCATCGACGCCGCCCGCGAGCGCGGCGTGGACGTCGCCGTCGACGTCTACCCGTACCTCGCCGGCAACGCCCCGCTCTCGCAGCTGCTGCCGGCGTGGGCGCAGAACGGCGGCGCCGACGCGATGCGCGCGCGGCTGGCCGACCCGGACGTGCGCGAGCGGGTCGCCGTCGCCTGGCGGGACCTGCCGTGGACCTGGGACGAGATCACCGTCAGCCGGGTGCCGCCCGGCTCCCCCGGGTCCCCCGACGACGCCACCACCGGCCGTACGCTGGCCGAGCACGCGGACCCGGCGGAGGCCGCGATGGACCTCATCCAGCGCCACGGCAACGCCGTCCTCGCCGTCGGGACCGGCCGCAGCGAGGACGACCTGCTCGCGGCGCTGCGCCACCCGGTGTCGGTCATCGGCTCCGACGGCTTGGCCACGGACCCCGACGGCCCCACCGGCGCCGGCCTGCCGCACCCGCGCTCCTACGGCACCTACGCCCGGCTGCTCAGCGACTACACCGGGCCGGGCCGCCTGAGCCTGCCCGAGGCCGTCGCCAAGTGCACGTCCGCGCCGGCGGCGCGGGCCGGGCTGCGCGACCGGGGCGTGTTGACGGCAGGCCGCCCCGCCGACATCGTCGTCCTCGACCCGGACACCGTCACCGACCACGCCACGTACGCCGACCCGCAGCGCTTCCCCGGCGGCATCGCGCTGGTCATGGTCAACGGGATGATCGTGGTGGACGGCCGCGGCCACACCGGCACGCGGCCCGGGAGCGTCCTTCGAACCCGAGGAGAAGCCCTGTGA
- a CDS encoding alanine racemase encodes MTSGLDDVATPALLVDQQRLDANLAGMAALLASAGVAHRPHFKTSKCLEVARRQLAHGAVGFTCATPAEVRLLLDAGVEDVLWAHAPVGPTKVAFAVAAAADGRLTVALDSAEVAEPLAAAASAAGVTVPYLLEVDTGLGRMGVAPEDAVAAVEKLAPYRSLVLRGVMTQEGHVGAALGDREAQAEAGRAAGTAMVEAAEALRAAGHDCPVVSVGSTPGAASTPCVPGVTEARPGTYVYYDSNQVAVGAAALADCALTVLTRVVSTQRGDRVIVDAGLKAMSNDPAAAGGGLGTVCNAVLAPLPGVVFAYAHEEHGFLTGPGTAGLAVGDLLRIVPNHACGTTNMFSAVHVVDDGAVVDQWPIEARH; translated from the coding sequence GTGACGAGCGGTCTCGACGACGTCGCCACCCCGGCGCTGCTGGTCGACCAGCAGCGGCTGGACGCCAACCTGGCCGGCATGGCGGCGCTGCTGGCGTCGGCGGGCGTGGCGCACCGGCCGCACTTCAAGACCTCGAAGTGCCTGGAGGTGGCCCGGCGGCAGCTCGCGCACGGTGCCGTTGGGTTCACGTGCGCGACCCCGGCCGAGGTCCGACTGCTGCTGGACGCCGGCGTCGAGGACGTCCTGTGGGCGCACGCGCCGGTCGGCCCGACCAAGGTCGCGTTCGCCGTGGCGGCCGCCGCGGACGGCCGGCTGACCGTCGCGCTCGACTCCGCCGAGGTGGCCGAGCCGCTCGCTGCGGCGGCGTCGGCCGCCGGGGTCACCGTGCCGTACCTGCTCGAGGTCGACACCGGGCTGGGCCGCATGGGCGTCGCCCCGGAGGACGCCGTCGCCGCGGTCGAGAAGCTGGCGCCGTACCGCTCGCTGGTCCTGCGCGGCGTGATGACGCAGGAAGGGCACGTCGGCGCCGCGCTGGGCGACCGCGAGGCGCAGGCCGAGGCCGGACGAGCTGCCGGCACGGCGATGGTCGAGGCGGCCGAGGCGCTGCGGGCGGCCGGGCACGACTGCCCGGTCGTGTCGGTCGGGTCGACCCCGGGCGCGGCCAGCACGCCGTGCGTCCCCGGCGTCACCGAGGCCCGGCCCGGTACGTACGTCTACTACGACAGCAACCAGGTCGCCGTCGGCGCCGCGGCCCTCGCCGACTGCGCGCTGACGGTGCTCACGCGCGTCGTCAGCACCCAGCGCGGCGACCGCGTGATCGTCGACGCCGGGTTGAAGGCGATGAGCAACGACCCGGCCGCGGCCGGCGGCGGGCTGGGGACGGTCTGCAACGCCGTTCTCGCTCCCCTGCCAGGTGTCGTGTTCGCCTACGCACACGAGGAGCACGGGTTCCTCACCGGGCCCGGGACGGCGGGGCTCGCCGTCGGCGACCTGCTGCGGATCGTGCCCAACCACGCCTGCGGCACGACGAACATGTTCAGCGCCGTGCACGTGGTCGACGACGGCGCCGTCGTCGACCAGTGGCCGATCGAGGCGAGGCACTGA